CGAACGCGATTTCCTCTCTCTCTCTCTCTCTCTCTCTCTCTCGATTTGCGAACTGCAAATCGAAAAGTCGGAGCTGATTAGATTTTCTATTAAAGCTTCCAATGATTTCTCTTAAAAGCCACATAGTATTTTCATCAGAAATTTTTTGTTTCAAAATATCTAGTAGAATCTGGTGGTCAACTGAATCAAAAAATTTACTATACATTGAAGTTCTTACCGATCCAGGAGCCACCGCATTAACACGAATATTATATTGAGCATAATCAAGAGCCATGTTTCTGGTTAGATTTGCCACAGCACCTTTTGAAGTGTTGTAAGAACAAAAAGTATAGTCACCTTGTAATCCGGAAATGGATGAAGTATTTATAATCACTCCACCACCCTTTTTAATCATCTGAGGAAGAAAATATTTTGACATGTAATAAACTCCATTAACATTTACATCCATGGTCCGCAGCCATTCTTGGGTTGGAGTTTCATGGAGTATATGGGCGTCTATTATTCCTGCATTATTAAATAAAACATCACAACCATGATATTTTTCACTAATATATAAAGCAAAATTTTTAACTTCTTCTTCGTTGGTAACTTCTAACTGCTTATAATCATACTTGCCTTGATAATTTTGATACTTGGTAAAATCAAGACTCTCAGGTTTCTCTATTCCGGTAAAAATTACTGATCCTCCAGATTCAAGGAAATTTTTAACTGTAGCTTCTCCTATTCCGGTTGAACCACCACTAACAACAATAATTTTTCCGTCAAATCTTATATCCATTTTTTTTCTCCTTTGTTTAAAAAACTAAATAATCAGTTATAATTTTTTTAATTAATCAATTTCTACTTAACAAACATTACCTTTTCTTTCTCAAAGGATAACGATATGATAGTAATAAGAATTAAACCTTTAACCAATTGTTGATATAAGGTTGGAACATTTAATAGAACTAAACCATTATTTATTACTGAAATGGTAATTGATCCAAGAATAACCCCCAATAATTTGCTATTTGCTCCGCCGGTGAGAGGAGTTCCACCCAACAAAACAGCAACTAAAACATCCCATTCAAAAAAATGTCCGGTTACCAAAGCTAAGGTACCTGCTCTAAAAACACCAAATAAAGAACATACACCCCCAAGCATACCGGATAAAACAAAAGCTAAAATCTTCATTTTCTTTACTGGAACCCCTGAATACTCGGCAACCTTTTCATCAGAACCAATCGCTTTACTGTATTTTCCAACTTTTGTAAATTCAAAAATATAGTACATGGTTAGCACAATAAGAATAAGAATAGGAATTTTATATTGCGATTTATCCAACACAAAAAGGTTAAATGGAATGTAAACATACCCTCCAGGAATATAATCCCATAGAAAATAAGCGAAGTTTCTTAAAACAAAACTTAAACAGAGTGTTGCGACAAAAGAAGGCACCTTTAATAGCGAAAAAATTGATCCGGTCATTAATCCAATTAACATCCCAACCAAAATAACGACTGGGATGAATGAACCAGGAATAACATTTTCGCTAAAAATTCCAATTAAAGGTGCTAAGACTAAAATAGATCCTTGGGTAAGGTCCAAACTCCCTTGAGACATAACAAATATTACACCCATACCACTAATTATCAATGCAACACTTTGATTTAATATGTGTTTTATATTGGTAAAATTAATGTTTCTGCCTTTTGTCAAAATAGAAATCACACTGACAAAAAGAACAAACACTATTATAGGTATGTATTTATCAATTTTTTTCGACACTTAATTTTCTACTTTCCTTTCTATTTTTTAAATTAATTAACTCATCAAATCATATAATTTATTATTTCTTCTTCTCGTGGCCTTTCGTCTCTAATAAATATTTTTTGACACAATTTTCCTTCTTTCATTATTAATATTCGATCTCCCATCCCGATTAATTCAGTAAGCTCCTCCGATATAAGAATAATCGATTTTTTTTGTAATTTTAATTGATGTAATTTTTGGTAAATATAAGCTTTTATTCCTACATCAACTCCTCGAGTTGGGCAATCCAATATTAAAATCTCACATTCTCGCATCAACCATTTCACTAAACTGACTTTTTGCCTATTTCCACCACTTAGACCAATACAAAACTGATTTATATTGGCGGTTTTTATGCTTAACTCATTAACTCCCTTTTCAGCAAACGTTACTTCGTCTTTTGGACTAATAAATGAACTTTTTCGCTTAATTCGATCTAAAGATACCAGAGTAATATTATCTTTCACGCTTGCCAGCAACATAACTCCTTCAGAGTCCCGGTCTCGAGGTAGGTAGGCTATTCCCTGATTTATCGATTCGACTGGTGAGTGATTTTTTAAATACTTATTTTTTTCTGGTAAATAGATTGTCCCGGTATCAGTTTTTAATAATCCAAAAATAGCTTTCCCTAACTGGGACATACCGCATCCGCTTAATCCACCCAAACATAATATTTCACCTTCATGTAATGAAAACGAAATATCATGAAATGCATCTTTAGAACTTAAATTTTCGACCTTCAACACTACTTTTTCTTTATTAAAGGTCGCTTGATTATCCTCACGATAATAATTAGATTTCAGTTCCCGACCCACCATCATTTTCTTTAAATCATCTTCGGTACAGTTGTTAGAATCGATATTATCTATTATTTCTCCATCTCTCATGATGGTAATTTTATCGGTAACTTCTGAAACTTCTGAAATGGTATGAGAGATATATATAACTGAAACACCTTCGTTTTTAACTTTTCTAATAACATCCCATAATAAATTTTTGTTATCCCGAGAAAAAGCATCTGCTGTTTCATCTAATATTAATATTTCAGGATTTTGATATAAGGCCTTTATTATTTCTATTAATTTTTTGTCTTCAAATGAATAATTTAAAATTTTTTCTTCTACGTTGAATTTCTTATTTTTTAGTATTCTATAAATCATTAGATTGGCAGCTTCATTTATTGCTTTCGCCTTTATAAATCCATTCACAGTAAAATCTTTTTCTCTTCCGAGCAATAAATTATTTGCGATCGATAAATCTTCAATCAATCCACTTTCTTGAGTGACGATGGCAATTTTATTTTTAAAAGCATCTTGAATTTGTTTTGGATTATACTCTTTCCCTTCCTTGAGCATCTTCCCGCTATCTTTTAAAAC
This portion of the Candidatus Atribacteria bacterium ADurb.Bin276 genome encodes:
- the rbsC_32 gene encoding Ribose transport system permease protein RbsC, which codes for MSKKIDKYIPIIVFVLFVSVISILTKGRNINFTNIKHILNQSVALIISGMGVIFVMSQGSLDLTQGSILVLAPLIGIFSENVIPGSFIPVVILVGMLIGLMTGSIFSLLKVPSFVATLCLSFVLRNFAYFLWDYIPGGYVYIPFNLFVLDKSQYKIPILILIVLTMYYIFEFTKVGKYSKAIGSDEKVAEYSGVPVKKMKILAFVLSGMLGGVCSLFGVFRAGTLALVTGHFFEWDVLVAVLLGGTPLTGGANSKLLGVILGSITISVINNGLVLLNVPTLYQQLVKGLILITIISLSFEKEKVMFVK
- the rbsA_15 gene encoding Ribose import ATP-binding protein RbsA, which codes for MDENILFQTINVSKSFGPVRALNNVDFSLQKGEIRGLIGENGSGKSTLAMIIAGIVLKDSGKMLKEGKEYNPKQIQDAFKNKIAIVTQESGLIEDLSIANNLLLGREKDFTVNGFIKAKAINEAANLMIYRILKNKKFNVEEKILNYSFEDKKLIEIIKALYQNPEILILDETADAFSRDNKNLLWDVIRKVKNEGVSVIYISHTISEVSEVTDKITIMRDGEIIDNIDSNNCTEDDLKKMMVGRELKSNYYREDNQATFNKEKVVLKVENLSSKDAFHDISFSLHEGEILCLGGLSGCGMSQLGKAIFGLLKTDTGTIYLPEKNKYLKNHSPVESINQGIAYLPRDRDSEGVMLLASVKDNITLVSLDRIKRKSSFISPKDEVTFAEKGVNELSIKTANINQFCIGLSGGNRQKVSLVKWLMRECEILILDCPTRGVDVGIKAYIYQKLHQLKLQKKSIILISEELTELIGMGDRILIMKEGKLCQKIFIRDERPREEEIINYMI